The Chryseobacterium nakagawai genome has a segment encoding these proteins:
- a CDS encoding MGH1-like glycoside hydrolase domain-containing protein: MSEKQRVSDISWKKWGPYVSNREWGLVREDYSENGDAWNYTNHDTAEAKTYRWGEEGICGICDDLQKLVFSVGFWNKKDRMVKERFFGLTNGQGNHGEDVKEYFYYLDSTPTHSYMKMLYKYPQNPFPYDDLIKTNAERSKEEPEYELIDTGILEHNEYFDIFIEYAKESQSDILIRVTIINKAEKDADLIILPTIWFRNTWNWGYNDYKPELSAEEANHIKINHEDLEVKNLYARQSLKVLFCNNETNNKRLYQSSNESRYCKDGINDFVLTGNSQAVNPKNTGTKASFFLDECIKAKESRVYEFRLSDKELKDPFSDFESIFEARHKESDEFYAEVQKGIQSEDEKLVQRQAFAGMLWNKMFYHYNVEKWLKGDPAEMPPPKSRERIRNYDWKHLNNEHIISMPDKWEYPWYATWDLAFHTISFSLIDPDFAKHQLKLFLFEWYMHPNGQLPAYEWNFSDVNPPVHAWAVFRVFKIDEYIRDKPDLEFLESAFQKLLMNFTWWVNKKDINGNNIFEGGFLGLDNIGVFDRNTTLPNGEQLEQSDGTSWMAMFALNMMRIALELAQYNNVYEEMAMKFFEHFLAIANSLDNMGDENFSLWDEEDEFFYDAIASSDGTHMYLRLRTIVGLIPMFAVEVIDDEMIENLPNFKKRMKWVLDNKPELAALVSRWEVKGQDSKHLLSLLRGHRLKRLLARMLNPDEFLSEYGVRALSKEYEKNPYTLNLNETDYSVKYTPAESDSGLFGGNSNWRGPIWFPINFLIIDSLQRFFFYYSPDFLVEYPTGSGNYSSLDQIADSLNKRLAKIFLKDNDGKRPVNGQYERFQTDPDFKDYILFYEYFHGDNGRGVGASHQTGWTGLIAKILQPRFTKKEIAESETEMPEDIEEKNKLG; encoded by the coding sequence ATGTCAGAAAAACAGAGAGTTTCAGATATCTCATGGAAAAAATGGGGACCCTACGTAAGTAACCGTGAATGGGGACTTGTTCGTGAGGATTACAGTGAAAATGGAGATGCCTGGAATTATACTAATCATGACACGGCAGAGGCCAAGACCTACCGATGGGGTGAGGAAGGCATCTGTGGAATATGTGATGATCTTCAGAAGCTTGTATTTTCCGTTGGGTTCTGGAATAAAAAGGATAGAATGGTAAAGGAACGTTTTTTTGGTCTTACTAATGGGCAGGGAAATCATGGGGAAGACGTAAAGGAATATTTTTATTATCTGGATTCCACACCTACCCATTCTTATATGAAGATGTTGTATAAATATCCTCAAAATCCTTTTCCTTATGATGACTTGATTAAAACGAATGCCGAAAGAAGTAAAGAGGAGCCCGAATACGAATTAATCGATACCGGAATTCTTGAACATAATGAATACTTTGATATTTTTATTGAGTACGCTAAAGAAAGCCAGAGTGATATTCTTATTAGGGTAACGATTATTAATAAAGCTGAGAAAGATGCAGACCTTATCATTTTGCCTACAATCTGGTTCAGAAACACTTGGAACTGGGGATACAATGATTATAAACCTGAATTGTCTGCTGAAGAAGCGAATCACATCAAAATAAATCATGAGGATCTTGAAGTAAAGAATTTATACGCAAGACAATCTTTAAAAGTATTGTTTTGTAATAATGAAACCAATAATAAAAGGCTTTATCAATCTTCCAATGAATCAAGATATTGTAAGGATGGAATTAATGATTTTGTTCTAACCGGAAACTCCCAAGCGGTTAATCCTAAAAATACAGGCACAAAAGCTTCATTTTTTCTTGATGAATGTATTAAAGCTAAAGAATCCAGAGTATATGAATTCCGGCTTTCGGATAAGGAATTAAAAGATCCGTTCAGTGATTTTGAATCTATTTTTGAAGCAAGGCACAAAGAGTCAGATGAATTTTATGCTGAAGTTCAGAAAGGAATTCAATCAGAGGATGAGAAATTGGTACAAAGGCAGGCTTTTGCCGGTATGCTTTGGAACAAAATGTTTTACCACTACAATGTTGAAAAATGGCTGAAGGGTGATCCTGCAGAGATGCCCCCACCCAAATCCCGTGAAAGAATAAGGAATTATGACTGGAAGCATCTTAATAATGAACATATTATTTCCATGCCGGATAAATGGGAATATCCTTGGTATGCTACCTGGGATCTGGCATTTCATACCATCAGTTTTTCATTGATTGATCCGGATTTCGCTAAGCATCAGCTGAAACTTTTTTTATTTGAATGGTATATGCACCCTAACGGACAGCTTCCGGCTTATGAATGGAACTTTAGTGATGTAAATCCTCCGGTACATGCATGGGCTGTTTTCAGGGTATTTAAGATCGATGAATATATAAGAGATAAGCCTGATCTTGAATTTTTAGAAAGTGCTTTCCAAAAATTATTGATGAACTTTACTTGGTGGGTAAATAAAAAAGACATCAATGGCAATAATATTTTTGAAGGTGGATTTTTAGGACTTGATAATATTGGTGTTTTTGATAGAAATACTACTTTACCCAATGGAGAACAGTTGGAACAATCAGATGGAACAAGCTGGATGGCCATGTTCGCTTTAAATATGATGCGGATTGCGTTGGAATTAGCTCAATACAATAATGTATATGAAGAAATGGCAATGAAGTTTTTTGAACACTTCCTAGCCATTGCCAATTCACTGGACAATATGGGAGATGAGAACTTTAGCCTTTGGGATGAAGAAGATGAGTTTTTCTATGATGCTATTGCATCCAGTGACGGAACTCATATGTATTTACGGTTAAGAACCATTGTAGGATTAATTCCCATGTTTGCCGTTGAGGTAATAGATGATGAGATGATTGAAAACCTTCCCAATTTCAAGAAAAGAATGAAATGGGTATTAGATAATAAACCAGAGCTGGCTGCATTGGTTTCAAGATGGGAAGTGAAAGGTCAGGACTCCAAACACCTTTTATCTTTGTTGCGAGGACATCGGTTAAAAAGATTGCTTGCGAGAATGTTGAACCCTGACGAATTTCTAAGCGAATATGGGGTAAGAGCTCTTTCAAAAGAATATGAGAAAAACCCTTACACGCTGAATCTCAATGAAACTGATTATAGTGTAAAATATACTCCTGCAGAAAGCGACAGCGGATTGTTTGGAGGGAACAGCAACTGGCGAGGACCAATTTGGTTTCCAATCAATTTTTTGATTATTGATAGTCTACAGCGGTTTTTCTTCTATTACAGCCCTGATTTCTTAGTTGAATATCCTACTGGAAGTGGAAATTATTCGAGTTTGGATCAGATAGCAGATTCATTAAATAAACGGTTAGCAAAGATTTTTTTAAAAGATAATGATGGAAAACGTCCCGTAAATGGTCAGTATGAAAGATTTCAAACCGATCCTGATTTTAAAGATTACATTTTATTTTACGAATATTTTCATGGTGATAACGGACGTGGAGTAGGAGCCTCTCATCAAACAGGCTGGACAGGTCTTATTGCAAAAATACTACAGCCAAGGTTTACTAAGAAAGAGATTGCTGAATCTGAAACGGAAATGCCGGAGGATATTGAAGAAAAAAATAAATTAGGTTGA
- the recO gene encoding DNA repair protein RecO, with translation MNTQNGFLLSFIKYGENDAVLHCFTEEDGFQSYFLKGIYSRKNKKKAFLQPLNKLNFSISPVRGNGIPTISKFELVKANDTYADIKAGTVIFFISDFLNQVLKLENKNLNIFFSIERFITELEQQNYQCHLLFLLVILKVQGVAPLMGEGNFLDPETGTFSTLSAHQLFNEEISMIWKNVLCAENLYSVKIHSSQRKDFLDSLLVYYHYHITDFKTPASLEVIQQIFE, from the coding sequence ATGAATACACAAAACGGTTTTTTACTTTCATTCATCAAATACGGGGAAAATGATGCTGTATTGCATTGTTTTACAGAAGAGGATGGTTTTCAGTCTTATTTTCTGAAGGGAATTTATTCCAGAAAAAATAAAAAGAAAGCCTTCCTGCAACCCTTGAATAAACTAAACTTCTCCATTAGCCCGGTAAGAGGAAATGGAATACCCACCATCTCAAAATTTGAACTGGTAAAAGCTAATGATACTTATGCTGATATCAAGGCAGGCACTGTCATATTCTTTATTTCAGACTTCCTGAATCAGGTTCTAAAACTTGAAAATAAAAACCTTAATATTTTCTTCAGTATTGAAAGGTTTATTACTGAACTGGAACAACAAAACTATCAGTGTCATTTGTTATTTCTGCTTGTTATCCTAAAAGTACAGGGAGTTGCTCCCTTAATGGGAGAAGGAAACTTTTTAGATCCGGAAACAGGAACTTTTTCTACACTTTCGGCCCATCAGTTATTCAATGAAGAAATTTCCATGATTTGGAAAAACGTTCTCTGTGCTGAAAATCTTTATAGTGTAAAAATACATTCTTCTCAAAGAAAAGATTTTCTGGACAGCCTTTTGGTATATTACCATTATCATATCACAGATTTTAAAACCCCAGCATCATTGGAAGTGATACAGCAGATATTTGAATAG
- the porZ gene encoding type IX secretion system anionic LPS delivery protein PorZ — MKKLSLISLGILASLQFTKAQVISSKKWADLFSYNNVLAMKEDNGKIVAATENGIFYYTISTGEITKLSKANGLHNIGITAFDYDPKSKTAVIGYENGAIDVVTPNEVKYIVDIPIATGYNGNKKINHISITGDRATISVGYGVSIFNLKKKEFADTVFFLSGGSFEASNEATIFGNKVYSVTNTGLKSHEINNTFPAYSTWVTEVPGTFKHIDSESELAFSSATAAFIYNNGAPIQLPINLGNIQDVVVTENNIVVTDSRVYTFGLNGTNSNATDFGEQCNTAIMAGGKLFGGTVLSGIKDESNHTYKPSGPEFNFAYKINLYDNNQVLVSTGARAERYNTPVYNPKKPGFYYFNGTEWIYPSYFKTFTGTLNILDAILSPLDNNEVLFANYALDVQGIYKMKYNASNKDFDFVKRYAVQATPAQRRAVGLTTDTQNNIFAVFSFNDGGPAVAVYDKSKDDFNLKISNFKSASVQKPIVYQNMLWVPLSRSNAFWVYDYKDALNFSDDTDYILVEKNGFPSTASGTLSVAADKSGDVWISTDKGVRVLSNAATEIKTPEPKVNPIIIEQNGLGEELFRDSSILQIEVDGGNYKWVSVDGGGVYYLSADGQKIIKRFTMENSPLPTNSVTDIKVDKKTGKVYFVTYNGIVTYQGDISDVTSNFGDVVVYPNPVVYSNFKGKVTIKGLAEKTNIRIVDAAGNVVHSAVARGGYYEWDLNNQRGARVASGIYFVLMTNEDGSDKATAKIGVVN, encoded by the coding sequence ATGAAAAAACTCTCTCTAATTTCTCTTGGTATTTTAGCCTCCCTGCAGTTTACAAAAGCTCAGGTCATTTCATCTAAAAAATGGGCAGATCTCTTCTCCTATAATAATGTCTTAGCCATGAAGGAAGACAATGGGAAAATAGTAGCTGCCACGGAAAATGGGATATTCTATTATACAATATCAACAGGAGAAATTACGAAATTGTCTAAAGCAAATGGTCTCCATAATATAGGGATAACAGCCTTCGATTATGATCCTAAAAGCAAAACAGCAGTTATTGGTTATGAAAATGGTGCAATAGATGTAGTAACGCCTAATGAGGTTAAATATATTGTTGATATTCCTATCGCTACAGGTTATAACGGAAATAAAAAAATCAATCACATCTCTATTACAGGAGATAGAGCTACCATTTCCGTAGGGTATGGAGTTTCGATATTTAACCTAAAAAAGAAAGAATTTGCGGATACTGTATTTTTTCTAAGCGGAGGATCGTTTGAAGCAAGTAATGAAGCTACTATATTTGGAAATAAGGTATACTCTGTAACCAATACAGGTTTGAAGAGTCATGAAATAAATAATACTTTTCCGGCATATTCTACATGGGTTACAGAGGTTCCCGGTACCTTCAAACATATTGATTCAGAATCGGAGCTAGCATTTTCTTCTGCTACCGCTGCATTCATCTATAATAATGGAGCTCCTATTCAGTTACCTATCAATCTTGGAAATATTCAGGATGTTGTGGTAACAGAAAATAATATTGTAGTCACAGACAGTAGAGTATATACGTTTGGACTTAATGGAACCAACTCTAATGCTACAGATTTTGGAGAGCAATGTAATACCGCTATCATGGCTGGAGGAAAATTATTTGGCGGAACAGTATTATCAGGAATAAAGGATGAAAGTAATCATACTTATAAACCATCCGGACCAGAATTTAATTTTGCCTATAAAATAAATCTATACGATAATAATCAGGTATTGGTTTCCACCGGAGCAAGAGCAGAAAGATATAATACACCAGTATACAACCCTAAAAAACCTGGATTTTACTATTTTAATGGTACAGAATGGATCTATCCTTCTTACTTTAAAACTTTTACAGGAACGCTCAATATATTGGATGCGATCCTTAGTCCTCTTGATAATAATGAAGTCCTTTTTGCCAACTATGCACTAGATGTTCAGGGAATTTATAAAATGAAATATAATGCCTCAAATAAAGATTTTGATTTTGTAAAACGCTATGCAGTACAAGCCACTCCTGCACAAAGACGTGCGGTAGGGCTTACAACTGATACCCAAAACAATATCTTCGCTGTATTTTCATTTAATGATGGAGGTCCTGCTGTAGCTGTATACGATAAGTCTAAAGATGATTTCAATCTAAAAATATCTAATTTTAAAAGTGCATCCGTACAAAAGCCTATCGTTTATCAAAATATGTTATGGGTTCCTTTATCCAGATCAAATGCTTTTTGGGTATATGATTACAAAGATGCCCTCAATTTTTCTGATGATACTGATTATATATTGGTTGAAAAAAACGGATTTCCATCCACTGCTTCAGGAACATTATCTGTAGCTGCCGACAAATCCGGTGACGTATGGATTAGTACAGATAAAGGAGTGAGAGTTTTATCTAATGCGGCTACTGAAATAAAAACTCCTGAGCCTAAGGTTAATCCTATCATCATAGAACAAAATGGTCTTGGGGAAGAACTTTTCAGAGATTCCAGTATTCTTCAGATAGAAGTAGATGGTGGAAATTACAAGTGGGTTTCTGTAGATGGAGGCGGGGTATATTACCTTTCTGCAGATGGTCAAAAGATCATAAAACGCTTTACCATGGAAAATTCACCTCTTCCTACCAATAGCGTTACTGATATAAAAGTAGATAAAAAAACAGGGAAAGTTTATTTCGTGACTTATAATGGTATTGTAACCTATCAAGGGGATATCTCTGATGTAACTTCCAATTTTGGAGATGTAGTTGTTTATCCTAACCCTGTTGTATATTCTAATTTCAAAGGAAAAGTTACAATTAAAGGATTAGCAGAGAAAACCAACATAAGAATCGTTGATGCTGCAGGAAATGTTGTGCATTCTGCGGTAGCAAGAGGAGGTTATTATGAATGGGATCTTAATAACCAGCGTGGAGCCAGAGTGGCATCAGGAATTTATTTTGTACTCATGACCAATGAAGATGGTTCTGATAAAGCGACAGCCAAAATAGGCGTAGTCAATTAA
- a CDS encoding bifunctional metallophosphatase/5'-nucleotidase, with amino-acid sequence MDRKSFLKAIGGGSLAMALAPNMMMAEELKILDLKPANKLTILHTNDQHSRIEPFDASYTKNPNQGGFARRASLIQQIRNQESNVLLLDSGDIFQGTPYFNFFGGELEFKLMSMMKYDASTMGNHDFDNGLEGFLKVLPNAKFPFICSNYDFKNTILDGKTTPYKIFNKNGIKVGIFGVGIQLDGLVGKKQYAETVYSNPIDVAQHYSDFLKKDQKCDLVICLSHIGYDYRDEPTKVSDKILAANTENIDIILGGHTHTFLPEPQTFTNRQGKNVLVNQVGWAGLLLGRIDFYFDSNKNIQHISWNNQAIDSSIIA; translated from the coding sequence ATGGATAGAAAAAGTTTTTTAAAAGCAATAGGTGGTGGATCTTTGGCAATGGCTTTAGCTCCCAATATGATGATGGCGGAGGAATTAAAAATTCTTGACTTAAAACCCGCTAATAAACTAACCATTCTTCATACTAACGATCAGCATAGCAGAATAGAGCCTTTTGATGCAAGCTACACAAAGAATCCCAATCAGGGAGGTTTTGCAAGAAGAGCCAGCTTAATTCAGCAAATCAGAAATCAGGAAAGTAATGTACTTCTTCTTGATTCCGGAGATATTTTTCAGGGAACCCCTTATTTTAACTTTTTTGGTGGTGAACTGGAATTCAAACTAATGTCCATGATGAAATATGATGCTTCTACCATGGGAAATCATGATTTTGATAACGGGCTTGAAGGATTTTTAAAGGTTCTTCCGAACGCAAAGTTCCCTTTTATCTGTTCAAATTATGATTTTAAGAATACGATTCTGGACGGAAAGACAACTCCTTATAAGATTTTCAACAAAAATGGAATTAAAGTCGGAATCTTTGGAGTCGGAATTCAGTTAGATGGTCTTGTTGGTAAAAAGCAATATGCAGAAACCGTATATTCTAACCCTATTGATGTAGCTCAACATTATTCAGACTTTTTGAAAAAAGACCAAAAATGTGATCTTGTCATTTGCCTTTCACACATAGGATATGATTATAGGGATGAACCAACTAAAGTAAGTGATAAAATTTTAGCTGCCAATACGGAAAATATTGACATCATCCTAGGCGGTCATACTCATACATTCTTACCGGAACCTCAAACATTCACCAACAGACAAGGCAAAAACGTACTTGTTAATCAGGTAGGATGGGCAGGACTTCTTTTAGGTAGAATAGATTTTTATTTTGATTCAAACAAAAACATACAGCATATTTCCTGGAACAACCAGGCAATAGATAGCAGCATAATAGCATAA
- a CDS encoding 5'-nucleotidase C-terminal domain-containing protein, translating into MKNKFLLLGIALASLTACKTVSTPQLVNVKTQKNISINNELKNDEEFVKFIEPYKQKLDKEMNQKISHTNTDLTKQGDNSNLGNLLADYTLEGGDEWTKTHLKQNVDAALINIGGIRTTIGKGDIMLKNLFEVMPFENELIIVKMKGADLPGLFEYYAKTQVNNPVSHLYIETKNGQLIKSLVNGKEIDPNKDYFIATSDYLALGGDNMKFFSKGESIPTGVKLRDLYIDYFKRNPEIVSPTDVRLNFIGKK; encoded by the coding sequence ATGAAAAATAAATTCTTGTTACTAGGAATTGCTCTGGCATCTCTTACTGCTTGCAAAACGGTTTCTACGCCGCAGCTAGTGAATGTAAAGACCCAGAAGAATATTTCTATTAATAATGAGCTAAAGAATGATGAGGAGTTTGTAAAATTTATTGAACCTTATAAGCAGAAATTGGATAAAGAGATGAACCAAAAAATCTCACACACCAATACAGATCTTACAAAGCAGGGAGATAACAGCAATCTGGGAAATCTTTTAGCAGATTATACCCTTGAGGGAGGCGATGAATGGACGAAGACGCATCTTAAACAAAATGTAGATGCCGCATTAATCAATATTGGAGGAATTCGTACTACAATTGGAAAAGGTGACATTATGCTGAAAAATCTTTTTGAGGTAATGCCTTTTGAAAACGAACTGATTATTGTAAAAATGAAAGGTGCAGATTTACCTGGACTATTTGAATACTATGCAAAAACACAGGTCAATAATCCGGTCTCACATTTATATATTGAAACAAAAAACGGACAGTTAATAAAATCATTAGTTAATGGAAAAGAAATAGATCCGAACAAAGACTACTTTATTGCTACTTCAGACTATTTAGCTTTGGGTGGTGATAATATGAAATTCTTTTCAAAAGGTGAGTCTATCCCTACAGGAGTTAAGCTTAGGGATTTATACATAGATTATTTCAAGAGAAATCCTGAAATTGTTTCTCCTACAGATGTTCGTTTAAATTTTATCGGTAAAAAGTAA
- the dapA gene encoding 4-hydroxy-tetrahydrodipicolinate synthase, producing MSILKGVGVALVTPFNEDLSVDFDSLTKLVEYNIENGTNYLVVLGTTAEAATLSDEEKKQVIEHIIKVNNKRLPLVLGIGGNNTLEVKKQIEEADLSAFEAVLSVSPYYNKPNQEGLYQHYKALAATGKNIIIYNVPSRTGQNVDADTTIRLAKEFSNLFMIKEAAPNILQYFDILRKKPEGFSLVSGDDEFTLPVTLAGGNGVISVIGQGYPKEFSTMVQLAFEGKVKEAYEIHNKLVDITRLIFAEGNPCGIKVVLAEKGIIKNYLRLPLVQASEGLYAKIKAEMANI from the coding sequence ATGAGCATTTTAAAAGGAGTAGGTGTTGCGTTGGTAACACCCTTTAATGAAGATTTATCCGTTGACTTCGACAGTTTAACAAAACTTGTTGAATATAACATTGAGAACGGAACCAATTATTTGGTAGTATTGGGAACTACGGCTGAGGCTGCAACGCTTTCTGATGAAGAGAAGAAACAGGTAATTGAGCATATCATTAAGGTGAATAATAAACGTCTTCCTTTGGTCTTAGGTATAGGCGGTAACAATACTCTTGAGGTCAAGAAACAGATTGAAGAAGCAGATCTTTCTGCATTTGAAGCCGTACTTTCTGTATCTCCATATTATAATAAACCTAACCAGGAAGGTCTTTACCAACATTATAAAGCTTTAGCTGCTACCGGAAAGAATATTATTATTTATAATGTTCCTTCCAGAACTGGACAAAATGTTGATGCTGATACTACGATTCGTCTTGCAAAAGAGTTTTCGAATCTATTCATGATTAAAGAAGCAGCACCCAATATTTTACAGTATTTTGATATTCTTAGAAAGAAACCTGAAGGGTTCTCTTTGGTTTCAGGAGATGATGAGTTCACGCTTCCTGTAACATTGGCAGGTGGAAATGGAGTAATTTCTGTTATCGGGCAGGGGTATCCAAAAGAATTCTCTACTATGGTGCAATTAGCCTTTGAAGGAAAGGTAAAAGAGGCTTATGAAATCCACAACAAGCTGGTTGACATTACCCGTCTTATCTTTGCAGAAGGTAACCCTTGCGGTATTAAGGTCGTATTAGCGGAAAAAGGAATTATCAAGAATTATCTTAGACTTCCTTTGGTTCAGGCATCTGAAGGACTTTATGCTAAAATTAAAGCTGAAATGGCCAATATTTAA
- a CDS encoding GNAT family N-acetyltransferase, translated as MKLIKATGKDIPLIQDLARRSWKNAYAEILSEEQMEYMLSEMYSEQEIESQLQNSNYHYYLIEDETNDSYEGFIGYEHNYENKTTKLHRIYLVPESKGKGFGKCALQFLNEKVSENGNNRIILNVNKNNAAKNFYESQGYKVYGEGIFDIGNGFVMDDYLMEYIV; from the coding sequence ATGAAATTAATAAAAGCAACAGGAAAGGATATTCCTCTCATTCAGGATCTGGCAAGAAGATCATGGAAGAATGCCTATGCGGAGATCCTTTCAGAAGAACAAATGGAATATATGCTTTCTGAGATGTACTCGGAACAGGAAATTGAAAGTCAGCTGCAGAATTCCAATTATCATTATTACCTGATTGAAGATGAAACTAATGATTCTTACGAAGGGTTTATAGGATATGAACACAATTATGAAAATAAAACTACAAAACTTCACCGCATTTATTTGGTTCCGGAAAGCAAAGGAAAAGGGTTTGGAAAATGCGCCCTTCAGTTTCTAAATGAGAAAGTTTCTGAGAACGGAAATAACAGGATTATCCTTAATGTCAATAAAAATAATGCAGCCAAAAATTTCTACGAATCCCAAGGCTACAAGGTTTATGGTGAAGGAATCTTTGATATTGGTAATGGATTTGTAATGGATGACTACCTGATGGAGTACATAGTCTAA
- the fdhA gene encoding formaldehyde dehydrogenase, glutathione-independent codes for MCQNHGVTYVEPGKVEVREIEYPKLALGNRKMEHGVILKVVSTNICGSDQHMVRGRTTAPSGLVLGHEITGLVIEKGRDVEFINIGDLVSVPFNIACGRCRNCKEGKTGICLNVNPARPGAAYGYVDMGGWIGGQADYVMVPYADFNLLKFPDNEQAMAYIRDLTMLSDIFPTGFHGAVTAGVGPGSTVYIAGAGPVGLACAASCHLLGAAVVIVGDMIEERLNQARSFGCETINLKDPIPLEEQIASILGVPEVDSFVDCVGFEARGHDGKDEQPAIVLNQAMAITRAGGSIGIPGLYVTEDPGAKEEAAKQGSLKIRIGLGWAKSHSFHTGQCPVMKYHRQLMNAILYDKVKIAKAVNVQIISLADAPKGYTEFDNGAAKKFVIDPHGLIN; via the coding sequence ATGTGTCAAAATCATGGAGTAACTTACGTAGAACCAGGGAAAGTAGAAGTCAGAGAAATTGAATATCCTAAACTTGCCCTTGGAAACAGAAAGATGGAACACGGTGTAATTCTGAAGGTCGTTTCCACTAATATTTGTGGTTCCGACCAGCATATGGTTCGTGGAAGAACTACAGCTCCTTCAGGACTTGTACTCGGTCACGAAATTACAGGATTAGTAATTGAAAAAGGAAGAGACGTAGAATTTATTAATATTGGAGATTTGGTTTCAGTTCCTTTTAATATTGCTTGCGGAAGGTGCAGAAACTGTAAAGAAGGAAAAACCGGAATTTGCCTTAATGTGAATCCTGCACGTCCAGGTGCGGCGTATGGATATGTAGATATGGGGGGCTGGATAGGCGGCCAGGCAGATTATGTAATGGTTCCTTATGCTGATTTTAATCTTTTAAAATTCCCTGATAATGAACAGGCTATGGCTTATATTAGAGACCTTACCATGCTTTCTGATATATTCCCTACAGGTTTTCATGGCGCTGTAACAGCAGGCGTTGGACCAGGCTCCACAGTATATATTGCAGGAGCAGGTCCAGTTGGACTAGCTTGTGCGGCAAGTTGTCACCTGCTGGGTGCGGCAGTTGTAATTGTAGGAGATATGATTGAAGAACGTTTAAATCAGGCCAGGAGTTTTGGTTGTGAAACCATCAACCTTAAAGATCCAATTCCTCTTGAAGAACAAATTGCATCAATACTTGGGGTTCCGGAAGTAGATTCCTTTGTAGATTGTGTAGGATTTGAGGCAAGAGGTCATGATGGAAAAGATGAACAACCTGCGATAGTGCTTAATCAAGCTATGGCCATAACCAGAGCCGGAGGTTCCATTGGAATACCGGGACTCTATGTGACTGAAGATCCGGGAGCAAAGGAAGAGGCAGCAAAACAGGGAAGTCTTAAAATCAGAATAGGTTTAGGCTGGGCAAAATCGCATTCATTCCACACAGGACAATGTCCTGTAATGAAGTATCATAGACAGCTGATGAATGCTATTTTATATGATAAAGTAAAAATAGCAAAAGCTGTTAATGTACAGATCATTAGTCTGGCAGATGCTCCGAAAGGTTATACTGAATTTGACAATGGTGCTGCCAAAAAATTTGTAATAGACCCTCATGGACTTATTAATTAA
- a CDS encoding helix-turn-helix domain-containing protein → MKMYVKFDFNALCKKVLDEKLKEHGLKYRLLNFGEVEFYEPFTQEQHNLFKKNLGDYGIEIIESQKTALVQKIKDAIVELVFSEEIIPVKASIYISEKLNHSYGYLSNLFSEVAYTSIENFIILQKIEHAKALIIRNKQSLTEIAHKLNYSSVAHLSTQFKNTTGITPSQFQKIIGKRRRAQSMVINPKMQYE, encoded by the coding sequence ATGAAAATGTACGTTAAATTTGATTTCAATGCCCTTTGTAAAAAGGTATTGGACGAAAAGCTGAAGGAGCACGGACTGAAATACCGGTTGCTGAACTTCGGTGAGGTGGAGTTCTATGAACCTTTTACACAGGAACAGCACAATCTTTTCAAGAAAAATCTTGGGGATTATGGTATTGAAATCATAGAAAGCCAGAAAACAGCTTTAGTGCAGAAAATAAAAGATGCTATTGTAGAACTTGTCTTTTCTGAAGAGATTATTCCCGTAAAAGCATCCATTTATATTTCTGAAAAACTGAATCACAGCTATGGATATCTTTCCAACCTGTTTTCAGAGGTTGCTTATACTTCCATAGAGAATTTTATTATTCTCCAGAAAATAGAGCATGCAAAAGCTCTGATTATAAGAAATAAGCAAAGTCTTACCGAAATTGCCCATAAGCTGAATTATTCCAGTGTGGCACATTTAAGTACTCAGTTTAAAAATACGACAGGAATTACACCCTCACAGTTTCAAAAGATCATAGGAAAAAGAAGAAGAGCCCAAAGCATGGTAATAAACCCTAAAATGCAGTATGAATAA